The following coding sequences are from one Catharus ustulatus isolate bCatUst1 chromosome 30, bCatUst1.pri.v2, whole genome shotgun sequence window:
- the LOC117008889 gene encoding uncharacterized protein LOC117008889: protein MAGTGSRSLRAGGSSRGSLLARRRQLHPPGFPSVRPDVSPTPRNSSRGPPAPLSPPGVPPTDPGRGLRAPARISRCPGNARWGSSGPSNFSFLQVTGSSNPVVISQDVPKHPRELLSFKPKLKTVRVITKDLIRDLIIPQEKSQPSLIIGEKEYERIKESVRAPADVERWDRLKTLKARQDAAFVGISPPASPFSCSAARLLGWCLQQGSPFCPSFFGV, encoded by the exons ATGGCCGGCACGGGCTCCCGGTCCCTCCGTGCCGGGGGCTCCTCCCGGGGGTCCCTCCTCGCCCGCCGTCGGCAGCTTCACCCACCGGGATTTCCGTCCGTCCGTCCCGATGTCTCCCCCACACCCCGCAACTCCTCCCGCGGACCCCCggcccctctgtccccaccgGGCGTGCCCCCGACAGATCCCGGCAGAGGGCTCAGAGCTCCTGCCAGGATCAGTCGGTGTCCGGGGAACGCCAGGTGGGGGAGTTCGGGTCCCTCAaacttttcttttctgcaggtGACAGGCTCCAGCAACCCTGTGGTGATCTCTCAGGATGTGCCAAAACATCCTCGAGAACTGCTCTCCTTCAAGCCCAAGCTCAAGACTGTCAGAGTCATAACCAAGGACCTGATCCGGGACCTCAT caTTCCCCAGGAGAAGTCTCAGCCTTCTCTCATCATTGGAGAAAAGGAATATGAGAGGATCAAGGAATCAGTTCGAGCCCCAGCTGATGTGGAGCGTTGGGACAGGCTGAAGACCCTGAAAGCCAGACAGGACGCTGCTTTTGTGGGCATCtcccctcctgcttcccccttttcctgctctgcagccaggctctTAGGGTGGTGTCTTCAACAAGGGAGTCCCTTTTGTCCCTCATTTTTTGGGGTAtag
- the CFAP45 gene encoding cilia- and flagella-associated protein 45 — protein MEEQRKAELEDERDHQSEVDEELQQEKQELLQQAMRMRLEQEEEMRELNTLFLNAKCNMIRDKQVLEKRMIHKELAEEEKRLDKMLEMEREKAMEVQEELEHCRKQELIRAKQHIVKQMEQNAEERALRAEELYQEGQRQLEHLEQMKREDQKAWEQKQEQKRKTFAEIQRFNMESQRLKDKQREQERLEDERVLQHQRQKAEHEAALEAQQEQLRLEKEKELARLRAMQEQAQDWQAERDALRAKRNQEAADREWRRRELEKAQRKAEMEQQLRQDRLQQVAQKEQHLAMQMEQECQEFQRVLRTHQEQLEREKLQQELRELRQRAHAEDLRRQIQELRQQRQRERAAVIEEGRRQEQELRQRSQRLAQLRQQKLQEFRATGIPDKYCAQVERRARGSTAPS, from the exons atggaggagcagagaaaggcagaactAGAGGACGAGAGAGACCATCAGAGTGAAGTGGacgaggagctgcagcaggagaagcaggagctgctgcagcaagcaATGAGgatgaggctggagcaggaggaagagatgAGGGAACTGAACACG CTGTTCCTCAATGCCAAGTGCAACATGATCCGGGACAAGCAGGTCCTGGAGAAGAGGATGATCCACAAGGAactggcagaggaggagaagcgCCTGGACAAGATGTTGGAAATGGAGCGGGAGAAGGCCAtggaggtgcaggaggagctggaacactgcaggaagcaggagctgaTCAG AGCCAAGCAGCACATTGTGAAGCAGATGGAGCAGAATGCAGAGGAGCGAGCGCTGAGGGCCGAGGAGCTGTACCAGGAGGGCCAGAGGCAGCTGGAGCACTTGGAGCAGATGAAGAGGGAGGATCAgaag GCCTGGGAGcagaaacaagaacaaaaaaggaaaacctttgCTGAAATTCAGCGTTTCAACATGGAGAGCCAGAGGCTGAAGGATAAACAGCGGGaacaggagaggctggaggacGAGCGGGTGCTGCAGCATCAGCGGCAGAAGGCT GAGCACGAGGCTGCCTTGGAGGCGCAGCAGGAACAACTGCgcctggagaaggagaaggagctggcCCGGCTCAGGGCTATGCAGGAGCAGGCCCAGGACTGGCAGGCAGAGCGG GATGCTCTGAGGGCCAAGAGGAACCAAGAGGCTGCAGACAGGGAATGGCGGCGACGGGAGCTGGAGAAGGCACAGAGGAAGGCTGAGATGgaacagcagctgaggcaggacCGGCTGCAGCAGGTGGCCCAGAAGGAACAGCACTTGGCCATGCAGATGGAGCAGGAGTGCCAGGAATTCCAGAGGGTGCTCAG gacccaccaggagcagctggagcgggagaagctgcagcaggagctgagagagCTCCGGCAGCGCGCCCATGCCGAAGATCTCCGGCGGCAGATCCaggagctcaggcagcagcggcagcgcgAGCGGGCGGCTGTCATTGAGGAGGGCCggcggcaggagcaggagctccgGCAGCGCAGCCAGCGCCTCgcccagctcaggcagcagaagctgcaggagtTCAG AGCCACCGGAATTCCTGACAAATATTGTGCCCAGGTGGAGCGCAGGGCCcgaggcagcacagccccctcctag